In Solobacterium moorei, a single genomic region encodes these proteins:
- a CDS encoding DUF1177 domain-containing protein, with the protein MLRQVLDIIDVIDDGLVNGDKVVQLFKDFPYTEAVCERVYGEQGYTDFVKILIKGKNGKSSSGDRPTLSVIGRLGGIGARPKYVGMVSDADGCVTALSVALKLSEMSVRNDRLDGDVIVTTHICPDAPTEPHFPVDFMGSPVDMDQMNQYEVVKDADAVITIDTTKGNNIITNKGFSISPTVKEGYILKVCQDLVNIMHVTSGQRANVFPLCQLDITPYSNDMYHINSILQPATSTDAPVVGVAITTETAVPGCATSASHEVDIAEAARFTIEVAKQFTEERISFYDRDEFEQLVDLYGKMNIFQTNPKN; encoded by the coding sequence ATGCTGAGACAGGTATTAGACATTATTGATGTCATTGATGACGGTCTTGTCAATGGAGACAAGGTAGTACAGCTGTTCAAAGATTTTCCATATACTGAAGCAGTATGTGAAAGGGTGTATGGGGAACAGGGCTATACAGATTTCGTCAAGATCCTGATTAAAGGGAAAAACGGGAAATCCAGCAGCGGTGACAGACCTACACTGTCTGTCATTGGAAGGCTGGGCGGAATCGGAGCCAGACCTAAATATGTCGGAATGGTATCTGATGCTGATGGATGCGTTACTGCTCTTTCTGTGGCTTTGAAGCTGTCAGAAATGTCCGTGAGGAATGACAGACTTGATGGCGATGTCATCGTCACTACCCACATCTGTCCGGATGCACCGACAGAACCGCACTTTCCAGTTGATTTCATGGGATCTCCAGTAGACATGGATCAGATGAATCAGTATGAAGTCGTTAAAGATGCAGATGCTGTGATCACTATTGATACGACAAAGGGAAATAACATTATTACAAACAAGGGTTTCTCTATATCTCCGACGGTAAAGGAAGGCTATATTTTGAAGGTATGCCAGGATCTGGTCAATATCATGCATGTGACTTCTGGCCAGAGAGCAAATGTATTCCCTCTGTGTCAGCTGGATATAACCCCGTATTCAAATGACATGTACCATATCAACAGTATTCTTCAGCCTGCAACATCTACTGACGCACCGGTCGTAGGTGTTGCTATAACTACTGAAACAGCTGTGCCTGGATGTGCAACAAGCGCATCGCATGAAGTTGATATTGCTGAAGCAGCACGATTTACGATCGAAGTTGCAAAACAGTTTACTGAAGAGAGAATCAGTTTTTACGACAGAGATGAATTTGAACAATTAGTAGATCTTTATGGAAAGATGAACATTTTTCAGACAAATCCTAAAAATTAA